A single window of Gossypium hirsutum isolate 1008001.06 chromosome A10, Gossypium_hirsutum_v2.1, whole genome shotgun sequence DNA harbors:
- the LOC107897217 gene encoding uncharacterized protein — MANALAFSFSAPIRASSESLKRPDPSRKNPVSSSSWWTPIFGWSSNPDYLNDSNAGNTSETKPRCRYTLGSFTEEKARQLRKKTMENSSFHDMMYHSAIASRLASDISGK, encoded by the coding sequence ATGGCGAACGCTCTTGCATTCTCTTTCTCAGCCCCAATCCGGGCCTCATCCGAATCACTTAAAAGGCCCGACCCGAGTCGTAAGAATCCAGTTTCTTCATCCTCATGGTGGACCCCAATCTTCGGGTGGTCATCCAACCCCGATTACCTCAACGATAGCAATGCCGGAAACACATCGGAGACGAAGCCGAGATGCAGATACACACTGGGGAGCTTCACGGAGGAGAAAGCGAGACAACTCCGAAAGAAGACGATGGAGAACTCGTCGTTTCACGATATGATGTACCACTCGGCAATCGCGTCTCGACTGGCGTCGGATATCTCCGGGAAGTGA
- the LOC107897218 gene encoding F-box protein CPR1 produces the protein MSPFPTDMIPNILCRLPVKTLLRFKCVSKPWGSLIDASHFVKSHLHQSLKTNNNVKLFLDNGAEIDDNAYAVDFDSLNNLVQFPRPFTAEITKYRSRIIGSYNGLLAVYHREEGIALWNPSTRKCHYLPALDEDISMDHDTIPGYNYDNSTILGFGYDKITEDYKVVKMLRSKTQNCFKVTIYSQKSNTWRRIKDCPYDIPINYNDGAYVNNAIHWVGDEILSGRNVIFGLHLNTEEYLEVPEGKRSSEDKKCGAYYCEGFSYMNVGVLGGCLCVSRDFSSCPIEDHVNIWVMKEYGVKESWTELLYLSRNQWVTNIFHTRAVGYARDGNKVLLDDGGGQQPAWFNLEDESSHLLCIPGAPQLVSIIIYVESLVSVS, from the coding sequence ATGTCACCTTTTCCGACTGATATGATTCCTAACATACTTTGTCGGCTTCCAGTGAAAACACTACTCCGCTTCAAATGTGTGTCCAAACCATGGGGTTCTCTCATAGATGCCTCACATTTTGTCAAAAGTCATCTCCATCAGTCCTTGAAAACCAACAACAATGTCAAGCTTTTCCTCGACAACGGTGCAGAAATCGACGATAATGCCTATGCGGTGGATTTCGACTCTCTCAACAACTTGGTGCAATTTCCTCGTCCATTTACAGCTGAAATCACCAAGTACCGTTCTAGAATAATCGGTTCTTACAATGGATTACTTGCTGTGTACCATCGTGAAGAAGGCATCGCTCTATGGAATCCATCAACAAGAAAATGTCATTATTTGCCAGCCTTGGATGAAGATATAAGTATGGATCATGACACCATCCCCGGATACAACTACGACAACAGCACCATACTCGGATTTGGGTATGACAAGATCACCGAAGACTATAAGGTGGTGAAAATGCTGAGATCCAAGACCCAAAACTGCTTCAAAGTTACGATTTACAGCCAGAAATCCAACACTTGGAGGAGGATTAAGGATTGCCCTTACGACATACCTATTAACTACAACGACGGGGCATACGTAAACAATGCCATTCATTGGGTAGGGGATGAAATATTGTCAGGAAGAAACGTGATATTTGGTCTTCATCTTAACACCGAGGAGTACTTAGAAGTCCCTGAAGGAAAGAGGAGCTCCGAAGACAAGAAATGCGGCGCTTATTATTGCGAGGGCTTCAGCTACATGAATGTGGGAGTGTTGGGAGGTTGTTTATGTGTTTCCCGAGATTTCTCGAGTTGTCCAATCGAAGACCACGTAAATATATGGGTGATGAAGGAGTATGGAGTGAAGGAGTCTTGGACTGAGTTGCTTTATCTGTCGAGAAATCAATGGGTGACCAATATATTTCACACCAGAGCTGTAGGGTATGCCAGGGATGGCAATAAAGTATTGCTGGATGACGGTGGAGGACAACAGCCTGCTTGGTTCAATCTAGAGGATGAAAGTAGCCACCTTCTTTGTATTCCAGGCGCACCCCAACTTGTTTCTATAATCATCTATGTTGAAAGCCTTGTTTCTGTTTCTTGA
- the LOC107897219 gene encoding serine-threonine kinase receptor-associated protein, with the protein MEKKKVALPLVCHGHSRPVVDLFYSPITPDGYFLISASKDSTPMLRNGETGDWIGTFEGHKGAVWSSCLDTNALRAASASADFSAKLWDALTGDELHSFEHKHIVRACAFSEDTHHLLTGGVEKILRIIDLNRLDAAPREVDNSPGSVRTVAWLHSDQTILSSCSDTSGVRLWDLRSGKIVQTLETKSPVTSAEVSQDGRYITTADGSTVKFWDSNHFELVKSYDMPCNVESASLEPKHGNKFIAGGEDMWVHVFDFHTGKELGCNKGHHGPIHCVRFAPGGESYASGSEDGTIRIWLTSPVSREESDAVPGNAPNPKVKAVADEVTRKIKSSLHIGTA; encoded by the exons ATGGAGAAGAAAAAGGTGGCTTTACCGTTAGTGTGCCATGGGCATTCAAGGCCGGTAGTTGATTTGTTCTACAGCCCCATTACCCCTGATGGGTATTTTCTTATCAGTGCCAGTAAAG ACTCCACTCCAATGTTAAGAAATGGGGAGACTGGAGATTGGATTGGCACATTTGAAGGGCATAAAGGTGCAGTATGGAGCTCCTGTCTGGATACCAATGCATTACGTGCTGCATCTGCCTCGGCTGATTTTTCCGC GAAACTATGGGATGCATTGACTGGAGATGAATTGCACTCATTTGAACACAAGCATATTGTTCGAGCATGTGCATTTTCGGAG GATACACATCATCTACTCACGGGTGGAGTTGAGAAAATTCTTCGAATAATTGATTTGAATCGTCTTGATGCAGCACCAAGAGAAGTGGATAATTCTCCTGGTTCAGTTAGAACTGTTGCATGGCTCCACAGTGACCAGACCATTTTAAGTTCTTGTAGTGATactagtggtgttag GTTGTGGGATCTGAGAAGCGGCAAAATTGTTCAAACACTTGAAACAAAATCACCCGTCACTAGTGCTGAAGTGAGTCAGGATGGTCGCTATATAACCACTGCTGACGGATCTACTGTTAAGTTCTGGGATTCAAATCA TTTTGAGTTGGTGAAAAGCTACGACATGCCATGCAATGTAGAATCAGCTTCATTGGAGCCAAAGCATGGCAATAAGTTCATTGCTGGTGGAGAAGATATGTGGGTGCACGTGTTTGATTTTCATACTGGAAAAGAGCTTG GTTGCAACAAGGGTCACCATGGTCCTATCCACTGTGTACGTTTTGCACCTGGAGGGGAATCCTATGCTTCAGGATCTGAAGATGGCACCATTAGAATATGGTTGACAAGTCCAGTGAGTCGTGAAGAGAGTGATGCAGTACCTGGAAATGCACCAAATCCAAAAGTGAAGGCTGTGGCTGATGAGGTTACCCGTAAGATCAAGAGTAGCCTTCATATTGGCACCGCATAG